CTGACTGGTGCGCTCGACGATGGCGATGCCGATGTGAGAGCCTATGCGCGACAGGCACTTGCGGCCGGCTGACGGGAACGCCACAAGCACAATAGATTCGGCCCGGCAACGTGGCGGAGGTCATGTTACGGGCGGGTACCAGGGCCACTTAGCATAGGCTAGGCTTACTCGGGTGTCGAAGATGAGTACGGTCGTAGATCCCCATACCGGCGCCCGGACCTGGGTCTCTGTTCAGGAAGGGCTGCCAGACGGCTTTGCGCCGGCAGACCTGGCAAGTGTGCTCGCGCAGGAAATCCCCGAATGTAACGGCGACGAATACCTGATATACGAGCGCGACGGCGAATGGGTGCTCGCCATCGGTGCCCGTGCCTCCGTCGAACTCGACAGCGACGGCCTGCGCATCAACCGCGATGGGGCCGTCGAGCAGCGCAGCTGGTCCGGTCATCCGGGCTCCGCCCTCGAACAGGCCGTGAACGAGATTTCCGATGGCGTGCATCGCGTCTTCGGGTGGGTTGCGTTCGAGTTCGGCACCTACCGTTTCGGCTTGCAGCACCGGCTGACCCCGGGCACCGCGTTGGCGCGGGTCTTCGCTCCGCGCGCCGAGGTCGTGATCAGCGCCGACGGAGTGTCGGTGTGCGACGAGACCTATATCGACCAGATCAGGCGACTGATCGGTCAGGGTGCCCCCGCAGCGCCGGTTCCGGCGTCCATCGACTTGGTTCCGGACACGTCGGACTACCGCGGCCGCGTTGCCATCGCCACCGCCGAGATCCGATCGGGCCTGTACCACAAGGTGATTCTGTCGCGGCGCGTGGAAGTGCCGTTCGCGATGGACTTTCCATCCACCTACCGTCTCGGACGGCACAACAACACGCCGGTGCGTTCCTTCTTGCTGCGGCTCGGCGGCATCCGTGCCCTGGGCTACAGTCCCGAGCTCGTCGCCGCCGTGGAAGCCGACGGAACCGTGATCACCCAGCCATTGGCCGGAACCCGCGCCTTCGGCCGGGGAGAGGACGCTGACCGTGTCGCGCGCGACGACCTTGAGTCCAATGCCAAAGAGATTGTCGAGCACGCGATTTCCGTGCGTAGCTCGCTGGCCGAGATCGCCGAGGTGGCCGATCGCGGTAGTACCAAGGTGACCGATTTCATGACCGTGCGTGAGCGCGGCAGTGTGCAGCACCTGGGTTCGACGGTCAGCGGCGCGCTGAGCTCAGGTATGTCGCGAATGGACGCGTTGGAGGCGCTCTTCCCTGCGGTCACCGCTTCCGGCATCCCCAAGGCGGAGGGTGTGGACGCCATCCTCCGGCTCGACGATCACCCGCGCGGCCTGTACTCGGGTGCCGTGGTGATGATGTCCCCGGACGGCGGCCTGGACGCGGCGTTGACGCTGCGCTCCGCCTACGAGCAGAACGGGCACACCTGGCTGCGCGCCGGAGCCGGCATTATCGAGGCCTCCACACCCGACCGGGAGTTCGAGGAGACCTGCGAGAAGCTCGGCAGCATCGCTCCCTATGTGATCAAGCGCGAGGCTTAGCTCGTCAGGGTGGCCAGCAGTGCCCGCTTGTCGATCTTGCCCACGGCGGTGAGGGGCAGTGCGGGCACTGCGACCAATTTGTCGACGCGCGAGTGGGTGGCGGCCCCGCGGTCCTGCAGGTGCTGGTTGAGTTCGGCGGCCGTTATCGGCTTGCCGCTGAACACGATTGCTGCACAGACGATTTCGCCCAGATACTGATCCGGTAGGCCCACCGCGGCGGCCGCGTAGACCGCCGGATGGGTCTGCAGATGTGATTCGAGGTCCAGTGCGGCGATGGACTCGCCCCCGCGCAGGATGACGTCCTTGATGCGGCCGGTGACCTCCAGGTATCCGTCGGGCAGTGCCCGCACACGGTCCCCGCTGCGGTAGAAGCCGTCCGCGGTGAAGGAGCGCATGTTGTCCGCGTCGGCACGGTAGTACCCGTTGAGGGTGTACGGCCCGCGCACCAGCAGCTCGCCGGTCTCACCGGGAGCGACCTCGGCGCCGTCCTCGTCGACGATGCGAACCTCGTCGGCTGGGCACATGGGTCGGCCCTGCGTATTGTCCAGGAGGTCCGTGGGATCGCCGGGGCGGGTCAGGCATAACAGGCCCTCGGCCATGCCGAAAACTTGCTGCAGTCCCGGGGTGAGCGATTCGCGGACCGTGCGCGCGTCGCCAGCACCGAGTTTTGCGCCGCCGACCTGTAGCAGACGCAGCGATTCGGGTAGCACCGGCTCCCATGCGGTCGCCTGGGCCCACAGTTGCGCCAGCGAGGGCACCAGGGCCGTCACGGTCACCTGATGTCGGGCGATGGTCTCAAACGCCGACTCGGGGCTTGGGTCTGCGAGGAAGACCGTTGTGGCACCTACGCTTATCGCCCCGAGCAGGCCGGGGCAGGCCAGCGGGAAATTATGGCCGGCAGGCAACGCAATCAGGTAGACGTCGTCTTCGGTGAGGCCGCACACTCGTGCGGCCTGCGTGGCGTTGTAGACGTAATCCTCGTGGGTCCGCGGGATGAGCTTGGGGGCGGCGGTCGTGCCACCCGACACCAGCAGCAGCGCGGGGGTGTCGGTCTGCGAGCTGGGCAGGGGCCCCTGAGGTTCAACGCTTTCCAACAGGCTCGACCAGGCGGTGAAAGGCCCTGCCTCGCCGTCTACCACCACGGTGCGCAGGCCCGGATGTTTGTGGGAAAGCTCGACTGCCAGCGCCCGGTAATCGAATCCGCCCGCGGAGTCGGCGATCACGAGCGCCACCGCATCGGCCACCTCGACGAAATGGGACAGCTCCGCGGCTCGGTGCCCAGGCAAGCACATCACCGGTATCGCGCCGGCACGCATCAATCCGAACAGCGCCACGGCGAAGGATGCCCGATTGGGAAGCTGCAGCAGGACTCGGTCCCCGGCGTTTATCCCGAGCCGGACGAAGGCGTGGGCAGCACGATCGGCGGCCTCGTCTAGTTCTCGGTAGCTCAGGGCGGAGTGCTCGTCGATCACCGCGGGGTGGTCGGCGCGCCTGGCGGCGGCCTTCCGAAGCAGGGACTCGACGGTGCTTCCGGCCCAGTATCCGGCCTCGCGATAGGCCCCGGCGCGCGCCGGAGGGAAGGGGACGAAACCGTCCGTGACAGCTCCCGCTGTCGTGGCGGCAGGGGTGGGTGTGGCCTGAGTCATCGCAGCTCCTCGTGGGTAACCCCTCGCAGTCTAGATAGGGTAGCCTCCTCACAGTTAGGGCAGCCTGTACTAATAGCGAAAACGCGAGGTGAGGTCGAGTTGCGCACCGTGAGCAAGGGTGACGTCGAGGTGGGCGTCACCGGCGGAGGAGCGTCGTTGGGCCTCGATCCTGAGAACGCTGCACCGCTGTCCGCGGTGCAGCAGCGCATCTGGTTCGCCCATCAGGTGACTCCCGTACCGATGAACGTGTGCCGTTCGTATCGGCTCAGCGGTGAGGTCGACATCGACAAGCTGCGGGTCGCTGCCGCCGCCGTGGTGGGCCGTCACGAGGCGCTGCGCACGACGATTCGCGCCGGCATCGACGGCAATCCTGTCGCGGTGGTGCACAACGAGCTGCTGGCCCCCTGGACGGAGCATGACGTCTCCTGGCTCGCGGGTACCGCGCAACAACTGCGATTGGGTGTGCTGGCGCAACGTGAGTTCGGAACCGCATTCGATCTGACCGTGGATTCGCCATTGCGCATCACGGTCATCCGCACCGGCGCCACGGAGTGCATCGTGCTGGTGGTGGCCCATCGCATCGCATGGGACGACGACTCATGGTCGGTGTTCCTCGACGACTTGACCACTGCCTACGTCCACGGTGCTATCACGGCACCGCTTCCGCTGCGTCCTCCGCTGGCCGGGCCCGATCGTGGTGATCTTGCCTATTGGCGCGAGGAGATGGCCAATCCTCCTGAACCACTGGAACTTCCGGGGGTGCACGGCTCGGTGGTGCCGACGGAATGGAAGGCCGCTCGCTGTTCCACGCGGCTCTCGCCGTCGGTGATGGAGCAGGTGGAGCAGTTGGCATGCGGGGCCGAAACAACGCCCTATGTGGTGTTGCTGACAGCATATTCGGCTCTGCTGCATCGCTATACCCACGCCGACGACTTCATCGTGGCGGCCCCGGCTTCCATGCGCGACGCCACGATGCGGGGCCGAATCGGGTGTTACGTGAACGCGATCGCTCTGCGGATGCGTCCGCACAGTGGCGAAAGCTTCCGGGACCTGTTGGCCAAGGTGCGACGGACCACCTTGGACGGGTGCGCCCATCAGGGAGTCAGCCTGGATCGAGTGGTTCCGCGCGTCGGCTTCGCGATGGGTGCCGACTCTGCCTCGCGTTTCTGTCCGCCTGGAATCCACTGCGAACGAGCATCATTGGACGGCCAGATGGCGTACGTGCCGCTGGGCCTGGGGATCGAGACGGCTCCCGATGGTGCTCACGTGGTAGCCGAGTACCTACTCGACGTGCTGGACGAGCGTATGGTGGCGCAATTGCTTCGGCACTTTGTCAACCTCTTGGACGCCGCTCTTGCCGGTCCGGACCTGCCGTTGGGCAGCCTGGAACTCATGGACGGCCGGGAAGCCGGGTGGCTGCGAGAGGTGTCGTCGGGCGAGGATTTTGAATCCGAACCGGCGACGCTCGGTGAGCTTGTGGCCGCGCGCGCTGCCGCTCAGCCCGACGCTACCGCGCTGGTGTACGAGGGCCGGCACTACTCGTATCGGGAGACCAACGAGCTGGCGAACCGGCTGGCGCACTGGATGATTGGCCAGGGTGTAGGCGCCGAAGATCGCGTGGCGGTGCTGCTCGACAAGTCCCCGGATTTGATCATCACCGCACTGGCCATCGCCAAAGCCGGCGCGGTGTATCTGCCCGTTGATCCCGAGTATCCCGCCGACCGCATCGCGCATATTCTCGCCGACGCGCAGCCCAGTCTTGTCATCCGTGAACCGGTCACCGGCTGGGAGCAGTTCGATGCGCGCGAACCGGCCGATTCCGACCGGGTGCGGCCCCTTTCTCCCGACAATGCCGCGTACCTGATCTACACATCGGGTTCGACGGGAATGCCCAAGGGCGTGACGGTGACGCACCGTCCGCTCACCGAGTACTTCAACTGGTTCCGTGCCGAGTATCACGTCAGCGGATCGGATCGAGTGCTGCAGGTGGCCTCGCCCAGCTTTGACGTATCGGTGGGCGAGATCTTCGGCATCCTCAGTTGTGGTGGCCGATTGGTCATTCCGCGCCCCGGCGGTCTCGGTGACGTCGCGTACCTGACGGATCTGTTGAACAACGAGGCTGTCACCTCCATGCACATGGTGCCCTCGCTGCTCGGGCTTGTCCTTTCGCTGCCCGGAGTCACCCAGTGGAAGTCGCTACGTCGGGTTCCGGTCGGCGGGGAGGCGTTGCCCGGGCCGGTGGCGGACAAATTCCACGCCACCTTCGATGCGTCGCTACACAACTTCTATGGCCCCACAGAGGCGGTCATCAACGCATCTCGGTACAAGGTTCGCGGAATCCAGGGTACGCGGACCGTGCCGATCGGTACGCCCAAGATCAATACACAGATCCATATTCTGGATGAGACGTTGCGGCCGGTACCTGTGGGAGTTATCGGCGAGATCTACATTGGCGGAACGCATCTGGCGCGCGGATACCATGGTGCCGCGGGGCTGACGGCACAGCGGTTCATCGCCGATCCCTTTACCCCGGGGCAACGGATGTATCGGTCCGGTGACCTCGCGCGCCGCGCTGCGAGCGGCGACATCGAGTTCGTCGGTCGTGCCGACGAGCAGGTGAAGATCCGCGGATTTCGGGTGGAACTCGGTGAGATCTCCTCGGCGATCGAGGTCGACCCCAGTGTCGGCCAGGCGCTCGTGGTCGTCGACGAGCTGCCGCACCTCGGCAGACGTCTCGTTGCCTATCTGACACCGGTCGGCGAGCATGTGGTCGATATCGATCGCATCCGCTCTCGGATTGCCGCGGCCTTGCCCGACTACATGATTCCCTCCGCGTACGTTGTGCTCGAAGACCTTCCGATTACGCCGCACGGCAAGATCGACCGGGATGCCCTGCCGCCGCCCGAGGCGGGTTCCATCACCGAACGCCGCCAGCCGGAAACCGCATCGCAGCGGCTGGTCGCCTCGCTCTTCGCCGAGTTGCTCGGGTGTACGGCCGTGGGCGCGGACGACTCTTTCATCGCGCTAGGCGGTCATTCACTGCTGGCAAGCAAGCTCTCGGCCGCGATCCTGACCGAATGCGGGGTCGGGATCGAGATCCGCGAAATCTTGGAGCAGTCCACCGTCGCATCTCTGGCGCAACTGATCGATCAGCGCCGAAACGCCGACGCCGACGACGCCGACGACTGCATGTGTGAGGCTGACCCGATCCCGTTACTTCCCAATGGTCGTCGGATGTACGAGCACGGAAACCCGCGCCGGCTTGCCGAGACCGCTGTTTTCTGGTTGCCGGAGGGCATCACGCGATCGATGTTGGAGGAACTGTTCGGCGCTGTGGTCGGCGAGCACGAGGTGTTGCGCAGCCGCCTGGACCGCGACAACATGGCGCTGGTTCCGAGGTTGCGGCCCGCCCTGCGATTTGTGGAGATCGTCGCGGCGGATCCCGCCGACGTCGCGGGCGCCGAGATCGATCGCGCAGTGGATCGGCTTGATCCGGAACAGGGCTGGATGCTCTCGGCCGTGTGGCTGCATCCCGACGGAGGGCCTGGCGCCCTTGTCCTGGCCGTGCATCACCTAGCCGCAGACCCGATGTCCTGGCGGACAATCGTCGAAGGGCTGGAATCCCGCTGGCAGAGCCTGGTAACAGGCTCGGTACAGCCGCCGGTCCTGGCCGCCTCCGGATATCGGCGGTGGGCCAACTCGTTGGTGGCGGCTGCCGGGGATGTGCGCAGCCTGCCATTCTGGATTGCCCAGCTCGACGGTGACGACCCGGAAATCGGTTCGCGTCGAATCGTTCCCGAACGTGATCGGGAGGGTGATCTGGCGGTCACCGTCGAAGCGGCGCCGTGCGAGGTCACCACGCCGCTGCTGAACTCGGGAATCCCGATGGATCAGCTTCTGATGGCTGCGGCCGCGCGCACCGTGGCTCAGTGGCGGCGCCGCCGAGGGCAAGCCGCGGTTGAGCCACTGTTGGCGGTGCAGGTGCCTGGGCGCAAGCACGCCACGGCGGCAACCGTGGGACCGCTCAGCACGACATATCCATTGCGTGTCGGTGGCGCCGATCCACTCGGGGTGGGCGCGCGCGGTTTGGTGGAGCGAATTGTGCGGCAGCACAGCGCAATGCCGGGGCGGAATATCGACTATGGGCTCTTGCGGTATCTACGTGCAGATTCCAGTGCCGTGTTGCGCAAGTACCGCGATCCACAGATCTTGTTGAACTATCTCGGGCATGACTTCGGATTCGAGGGCGAGCTGCTGCGCCGCGACGGAATGCTTTCGGTATCGGGTTCGCCGGTGCCAGAACCAGATTCGGCGGTTCGGCACGAACTCGACATTTCGGTGCTGATTATGGAAACCACCGAAGGGCCGTCCATCGGCACACTGTGGCGCGCGATTCCGGAGGTGCTTGGCCGCTCCGAGGTCGCTGAGCTGCAGGCGATATGGCACGAACAGCTGGGGATCTTGGCGAAGGAGCAATGGTGACATCGACATTGGCAGTGATAGGCGCGGGCGCCAAGGCGGTCGCGGTCGCGGCCAAGGCAGCCGTGCTGCGCGAGTGTGGTGTCGAGGTGCCCGATGTGGTGGCGATCGAACGTCAACAGGTCGGCGCCAACTGGCAGGCATGTGGCGGCTGGACGGACGGACAGCACCGGCTGGGGACCAGCCCCGAGAAGGATGTGGGCTTTCCGTACCGGTCCGCGGTACTGCCCGGACGCAATGCAGAGATCGATGCCCGGATGATGCGGCTGAGCTGGCAGTCTTACCTGGTTGCCACCGGTCAATTCGCGGAGTGGGTCGATCGCGACAAGCCGGCGCCAACGCATAAGCGGTGGGCCGACTACCTGACTTGGGTGGCCAACACGGTCGACATGAAGGTCGTACACGGCGAGGTGACAGGTCTGTCCATCGACGACAATCGATGGGTGGTGGGCACCAACGATTGCACCATGGCCGCGGACGCCGTGATGGTGACCGGACCCGGTCAACCGGAGCGCTCGGTGCTGCCCGAACATCCGAATGTCCTGTCCATCGCCGAGTTCTGGCGCCGCTGCGCCGGACCTACCCGGCTCACGGCAGAACGCGTTGCGGTGATCGGTGGCGGCGAGACCGCCGCCTCGGTGCTCAACGAACTTTTCGGACACCGGGTTGCGACGGTCACTGTCATCTCGCCGGGCGTTACGCTCTTCACCCGTGGTGAGGGCTATTTCGAGAACGCGCTATTCAGCGATCCGACCGGGTGGCTGCACCACACCATGGAGGAGCGGCGCGACGCCCTGAACCGTACCGATCGTGGGGTGTTCTCGGCACGGGTGCAAGAGTCGTTGTTGGCCGATGACCGTATCCGCCATCTGCGCGGCAGGGTCGCCCACGCCGTTGCCCTCGAAGACCGGATAAGGCTGACGCTGCGCAGCGATCGTGCGGGCGAGCCGTTCGAGACCGTGCACGGGTTCGACCTGGTGATCGACGGCGCGGGCGCGGATGCGCTGTGGTTCCTGCCGCTGTTCGACCAGAGCGCGCTCGATCTCATGGAGCTCAAACTGGGTGCCCCCGTGGACGGAAACGTCTTGCAGGAGTCTCTCGGTCACGATCTGTCGGTGAACGGCCTTACCCCAAAGCTGATCCTTCCGACGCTCTCGGGCCTGACCCAGGGCCCGGGGTTCCCCAATCTGAGCTGTCTCGGGTTGTTGTCGGATCGTGTGCTCGGTGGCCATAGCAGTACCGAATCGGCTCGTCATGGAAGGAAAACAGTTGAGTACCAACCCATTTGATGACGATAGCGGCAGCTTCTACGTGCTGGTGAACGACGAGGAGCAATACAGTCTATGGCCCAAGGCCATTGAAGTCCCGGCGCAATGGCGCGTGGTTTTCGGCGACGCATCGCGTGCGGAGTGCGTGGAGTACGTCGACGCCAACTGGACCGATATGCGCCCCAAGAGCTTGCGCGACGCGATGGCGGGCAGCTAGACAGGTCTGGTGAGCAGCGGCGAACCGGATCACACCGCAGTACGCACCGCGCTATGGCGGGCCTTGCATGTCGAGTTGGACCCCCCGCCGCACGTGCTGACCGATCTCGTCGGCTTGCAACTGGTGGCGCCCTCGGCGGATTGGCGTCGGCGCCCCGACATGGATCCGCGGGGTTCCACCGTGTCGCGCCTTGGCATGGTGGCGCGAGCCCGATTCGTCGAGGACCTTGTCGACCGGCAGGGTGTCGGTCAATACGTCATTCTGGGCGCCGGGCTTGACACCTTCGTGCAGCGCCGCCCTGAGGCGGGGGAGCGGCTCACCGTCTTCGAGGTGGATCAGCCAGATACACAGGTGTGGAAGCGGAAGCGGCTGACCGAGTTGGGATTCGAGATTCCTGACTGGCAGCGGCTGGTCCCCGTCGACTTCGAAGCGGGCGGATCGTGGCGAGATCAGCTAGAGATCGCGGGCTTCCACCCCGGCAGACCGGCGGTGGTGGCGTCCACGGGTGTCAGCATGTATCTGCACCGTGATGCCATCGTCGCGACTCTGCGCCAGTGTGCGTCCCTCGCGCCGGGTTCCATTCTCGCGATGACGTTTCTCTTGCCGTCGGAACTGCTCGATGAGCAGGACCGCGCGGTTCGGCAGGCAATCGTGGCGAGGGCGGCGGATTCGGGTACGCCCTGGGTCAGCTTCTTTTCACCCGCGCAGATGTTGTCCCTGGCGCAAGAATGCGGTTTTCCCGACGCATCCCACGTGCCCGGGCATGAACTCATCGAGCGTTACGTGCCCGGCACCGGGCTGTCCGCCGAGGAATTCCTGGTGGCCACCACCTAGTTGGATGCCGCTGCGATACGCCAGCCGGAGGTCGACTCCTGCTGGCGCCAGAACTCGGCGAAACGTCCTCCGCGGGCGCTGAGTTCTGGGATCGAGCCTTGCTCGACTACTTGCCCCTCATCCACGAACAACACATGATCTGCGTTGCGGATCGCGCTGAGCCGGTGGGCGATCATGACCCGCGTCCGGACTCGCGGATCGTTTCCGATGGCCTCGGTGACCGCAGTCTCGTTCTCGGTATCCAGGGCGCTGGTGGCCTCGTCGATCAACAGAATGGGAGCGGGTTTCACGAGAGCGCGCGCGATGCTCACCCGTTGGCGCTCGCCGCCGGACAATGCTGTGCCGGCCTCGCCGACCCGGGAATGCTCGGCGTCGGGTAGGCGGCCCACGATCTCGTCCACCCGCGCGAGTGCCATTGCCCGGCTGGCTTCTTCGTCTCCAGCAGTGGGGTGCCCGGCGAGAATGTTGTCCCGGATCGGCCCGTCAAACAGGTAGGGATGCTGGAAGACCATGCTGACCAAGGCACGCCGGGTGGCGGTGTCCACGGTGGCGACATCGGTTCCGTCGATCAGGATCTGGCCGCTGACCGGTTGCTGCAGGCCCGCGATGAGCGAGAGGATGGTGCTCTTCCCGGAACCGGAGGGTCCGACGATGGCGGTTGTGGTCCCCGGCTGCAAGGTGAAGTCGATGCCCTTGAGGACCTGTTCCTCGGCACCGTCGTAGCTGAACCCGACATCGCGGAATTCGATGCGGGGCGCAGGCGTCTCGGCAGAGGCAATCGCGTCTCCCGGCTGGTCCACGGCATCGGTCGAGATGATCGTGTGCAGGCGTTCGAAAACCCCACGCGAGTTCTCGACGGCGGAGGCCAGGCCCGCCAGTACGGTGAACGGTTCCAAGAAGCGCACCACCACGACCATCAGAGCCACCGCCTCCGGCGCCCCGATTTCGCCGCCCAGCGCCAGCACCGTCGTGGTCCCGGCCAACAGGATGAGCGCAATTTGGCTCACGATGGTGAACATCAGCTGACCGGGGATCTGGAACAGCAGGAGCCGCATGGTCGCACCGCGGGCCACCGCGACCGCCTCGCCGGTCTGGCTGCGGGCGGGGGCGACGCGCCGGCTCGCCCGGAGTGCGGCCTGGGTGCGCGCAAACTCCAGGATTCGTTCGGTGAGCAAGCTGTGCGCCTTGGCGTCTGCCTCGTCGGCCGATCGCACGATCCGGATGCTCGCGAGCAACGCGCCCAGCAGCAATGGCAGGCTGATCGCTGCGGCCACACCGAGCTTCCAGGAGATGAAGAACAGCCCAGTCGTGATGGCTGCCGGCAACAACACGGCGCCGAGGAGCGGGGTGAGCAGATTCGCGATGAACCCCACCAGATCTGGGCCTCCGGAGGAGATGGCCTGGCGGGCCATGGCAGTGCGCTCGGCGGTGAACCATCCCAGCGGAATGTGGGTGAGCCGGTCGGCCACCCGATGCTGCGAGTCGTTCAGCAGCGCGAAACCGATGCGATAACCGATGCGCGCCTGCGCGGTATCCACGATCCATCCGCCCACCGTCACGGCCGTGAGCACGCCGAGCCAGGGCAGAGCATCGCTGGGGGTTGCGCCGAAGAGGGCACCGAGCAGAGGCACCAACAGAAGGCAGCCCGCTGCACGCAACGCGACCGACACCAGCGACAGCACGATGTATGCCCACAGCGGCCCGCGGTGGCCGGGGGGAATCAACCGAATCAGGTTGGAAATCATCAGATGTTCTCCCCGGCAAGTACGACCGACGGTTCTTCGAGGCGGCCTTCCCACAGTCGCCGGTACCGCCCTTGGGCGGCCACCAGCTCGGCATGGGTGCCGATCTCGACGACGTGTCCGTGGTCGAGGACCACGATCTGGTCGGCATCGGCGATGGTGTGCAGGCGGTGGGCGATGACCAGCACCGTCCGGTTGTGGATCAGCCTGCCGAGCGCCTGTTGTACCAGGTACTCGGATTCGGGATCGGCGAAGGCGGTGGCCTCGTCGAGGATCAGGATCGGGGTGTCCGCCAGCAGTGCGCGGGCGATGGTGAGCCGCTGCTTTTCACCCCCGGAAAGCTGGGTGTTGGTATCCAGCACGGTGTCGTATCCGTTGGGAAGACGCAGAATTCGTTCGTGTATCTGTGCGTCCCGGGCGGCCGATTCGACTTCGACGTCGGTGGCTTCGGGGCGGGCCAACGCGATGTTCTCCCGGACGGTGCCGGCGACCAGTTGCACATCCTGGAAGACGAATCCCACCTTGGTGTACAGCTCGTCAGGGCTGAGTGCTCGGATATCGGTGCCGTCGATTCGGATGGTGCCGCCCTCGACGTCGTGGAAGCGGGCGAGCAGGGAGGCCAGGGTGGACTTGCCCGAGCCGGACGGGCCGACGAGGGCGGTGACGGTTCCCGGTCGCAGCGTCAACGTCACGTCGTGAATAACGGGTGCTCCGGGCCGATAGCCGAAGGTCACGTTCTCGAAAGACACGGAGGAGACCTGGTCGGCGCCCGCAGGTGCCTCGATGAGGCCCAGTTCCGTCTCGTCCAGGACGACGGCGATATGCCGCGCCGCTTCGACGCCGCCGCGAATGCCGCCGAGTCCGTATGCGATTCCCAGCAGCCGGGTGCCGAATGTGGTGCCGAGCACGAGGAACGGCAGCAGTGTCTCGGGCCGCATCGTCCCCGCGACGACGAATAGGGTGCCGGCCGCGGCGATGATCCACAGGAATGTCGTGGGCCTGGTGGCCAGGTCCATGAATGTCTTCTTGCCGATGAACGGCCGCTGCCATTCGTTGAGGAAGGTGATGTACTCGTCGAGCTTGCGCTTGAACGAGGATGCCGCGGCACCGCCGAACACGCGGATCACCGGTTGTCCTTCGAGATAGGCGGCCGATTCGCCGCTCATTCTCTCGGTCCATCGGGAGGCCTCGATGATCTTGGGGCCGCTCTGGAACATCATCGTCGCCGTCGTCACCACGTGGATGAGAATCGGGATGAGAAGGATGAGAGCCATCCGCCAGTCGACGATGAACAGGTACACCAGCACGGCGACCGGCCCGACCACGGCTGCCACCGCGTCCGGGATCGCGTGGGTGATCAGGTAGTGCAGGGACAGGGTGTCGTCCTGGATGAGCTTTTTGACCGATCCGGAGCCGCGCTGGGTGAACCACCCCAGCGGAACTCGGGAGAGTTTGTCCAGTAGTCGGCGCCGGATGCTCGCGCTGAACCGGATATCCACCACGTGTAGCCACAGGGTGAGAGCGGTGCCGAGTGCTGCGCCCAGTACCAACAGCACGAGGAAGATGAATCCGGTATGCCACAAACGGGTTTCGTCGGCGCCGGCCAACAGCAACCGGGTGAGTTCGACGAGCACGACGAACGGGGCCAGTTCGACCAGGGTGATGATCACTTGCAATATGCCGCTGGCGATCATCTGCTTCTTGACAGGTGCCAGCAATTCACCCGCGGCCTGTGACCGCCACCGTCCTTGCGGGACAGCGGCTTCGGGCGCGGGCGCAGGCCTGGCCGCGGGAGTCGGGGCGGAGGGCTTCGGAGCCGGTGCCTGATGAGCCTCGGTGTCGCCGCGGCGGCTTCCCATCGCGCGGCCAAAGGTCCAGTAGGCCGCGGCGTGCAGCTCGCTCTTCGGGAAACCGAACTCGTCCTTCAATCGCTTGCGTAAATGCTTGAGCGATCCTGCCTCGGGTCCGGCCCACGCGTACCAGTTGGACCAATCGCGCGCCTCGATGGCGGCCGCGAGCGAGGTCTCGT
The nucleotide sequence above comes from Mycobacteroides saopaulense. Encoded proteins:
- a CDS encoding class I SAM-dependent methyltransferase is translated as MSSGEPDHTAVRTALWRALHVELDPPPHVLTDLVGLQLVAPSADWRRRPDMDPRGSTVSRLGMVARARFVEDLVDRQGVGQYVILGAGLDTFVQRRPEAGERLTVFEVDQPDTQVWKRKRLTELGFEIPDWQRLVPVDFEAGGSWRDQLEIAGFHPGRPAVVASTGVSMYLHRDAIVATLRQCASLAPGSILAMTFLLPSELLDEQDRAVRQAIVARAADSGTPWVSFFSPAQMLSLAQECGFPDASHVPGHELIERYVPGTGLSAEEFLVATT
- a CDS encoding ABC transporter ATP-binding protein — translated: MISNLIRLIPPGHRGPLWAYIVLSLVSVALRAAGCLLLVPLLGALFGATPSDALPWLGVLTAVTVGGWIVDTAQARIGYRIGFALLNDSQHRVADRLTHIPLGWFTAERTAMARQAISSGGPDLVGFIANLLTPLLGAVLLPAAITTGLFFISWKLGVAAAISLPLLLGALLASIRIVRSADEADAKAHSLLTERILEFARTQAALRASRRVAPARSQTGEAVAVARGATMRLLLFQIPGQLMFTIVSQIALILLAGTTTVLALGGEIGAPEAVALMVVVVRFLEPFTVLAGLASAVENSRGVFERLHTIISTDAVDQPGDAIASAETPAPRIEFRDVGFSYDGAEEQVLKGIDFTLQPGTTTAIVGPSGSGKSTILSLIAGLQQPVSGQILIDGTDVATVDTATRRALVSMVFQHPYLFDGPIRDNILAGHPTAGDEEASRAMALARVDEIVGRLPDAEHSRVGEAGTALSGGERQRVSIARALVKPAPILLIDEATSALDTENETAVTEAIGNDPRVRTRVMIAHRLSAIRNADHVLFVDEGQVVEQGSIPELSARGGRFAEFWRQQESTSGWRIAAASN
- a CDS encoding ABC transporter ATP-binding protein/permease, which produces MGRGFQGAVLRGLGARDHVATVVGTTPVAPNCVRIEMSAPTLFEDLLHTPAEWLRFWFPDPDGGSTEHQRAYTIVSTNEGTGEFTIDVVIHEPAGPACQWAAAVRPGMTIPVVSFGSSRFEIPEDLPAGFLLIGDAASIPAINSILAALPADVDVEVYLERHDPNDELIPLTDHPRRQLHWVDRIDETSLAAAIEARDWSNWYAWAGPEAGSLKHLRKRLKDEFGFPKSELHAAAYWTFGRAMGSRRGDTEAHQAPAPKPSAPTPAARPAPAPEAAVPQGRWRSQAAGELLAPVKKQMIASGILQVIITLVELAPFVVLVELTRLLLAGADETRLWHTGFIFLVLLVLGAALGTALTLWLHVVDIRFSASIRRRLLDKLSRVPLGWFTQRGSGSVKKLIQDDTLSLHYLITHAIPDAVAAVVGPVAVLVYLFIVDWRMALILLIPILIHVVTTATMMFQSGPKIIEASRWTERMSGESAAYLEGQPVIRVFGGAAASSFKRKLDEYITFLNEWQRPFIGKKTFMDLATRPTTFLWIIAAAGTLFVVAGTMRPETLLPFLVLGTTFGTRLLGIAYGLGGIRGGVEAARHIAVVLDETELGLIEAPAGADQVSSVSFENVTFGYRPGAPVIHDVTLTLRPGTVTALVGPSGSGKSTLASLLARFHDVEGGTIRIDGTDIRALSPDELYTKVGFVFQDVQLVAGTVRENIALARPEATDVEVESAARDAQIHERILRLPNGYDTVLDTNTQLSGGEKQRLTIARALLADTPILILDEATAFADPESEYLVQQALGRLIHNRTVLVIAHRLHTIADADQIVVLDHGHVVEIGTHAELVAAQGRYRRLWEGRLEEPSVVLAGENI